A region from the Bacteroidota bacterium genome encodes:
- a CDS encoding T9SS type A sorting domain-containing protein, with protein MIGWNNGNRIREKSYIDVSKLSAGVYFVKLTTQSQQIFSEKFVKIY; from the coding sequence ATGATAGGGTGGAATAATGGCAATCGTATTCGTGAAAAGTCTTATATTGATGTAAGTAAATTATCAGCCGGGGTTTATTTTGTAAAATTGACAACACAATCGCAACAAATTTTTTCTGAAAAATTCGTTAAAATATATTAA
- the uvrB gene encoding excinuclease ABC subunit UvrB, which translates to MDFKLTSKFIPTGDQPEAIKQLVDGINNGEQAQVLLGVTGSGKTFTIANVIQQVQKPTLILSHNKTLVAQLYGEFKQFFPDNAVEYFVSYYDYYQPEAYISSSDTYIEKDLSINAEVEKLRLKTSSSLQSGRRDVIVVATVSCIYGMGNPAEFKESIIKLNVGDKISRSVLLHHLVDALYSRAGVEFKRGNFRVNGDIVDIFPAYADFGYRISFFGDEIEEIEVFNPDTGKKTESQKNIAIFPANLYIAPRDILPSVIHEIHAELDAQVRYFESIGKYIDAKRLAERVNFDIEMIKELGYCSGIENYSRFFDRRKQGQRPFCLIDYFPEDFLMVIDESHASVPQVGAMYGGDRARKINLVEYGFRLPSAMDNRPQNFDEFMSLLNQTIYVSATPADFELKQSGGVIVEQVVRPTGLLDPPIDIRPSLNQIDDLLHEIDLRIQQNERVLVTTLTKRMAEELSKYLFKMNVKCRYIHSEVETLERVEILRDLRLGKIDVIVGVNLLREGLDLPEVSLVAILDADKEGFLRNTRSLTQTSGRAARNSNGRVIMYADKITESMQRTIDETNRRRAKQIAYNAKHNITPTTIIKSTEEIFKKSSIVNLKSGDPQPYIEPQDMSSLVADPVVQLMSKPQLEKAISDTKKKMVQAAKNMEFLDAARLRDEMYSLQKILDDRVE; encoded by the coding sequence ATGGATTTTAAATTAACCAGCAAATTTATACCCACAGGCGACCAACCCGAGGCCATTAAGCAGCTAGTGGATGGTATCAACAACGGAGAACAGGCACAGGTGCTACTGGGAGTTACCGGAAGCGGAAAGACCTTCACCATTGCCAATGTTATTCAGCAGGTGCAAAAGCCCACTCTTATCTTATCCCATAACAAGACACTTGTAGCGCAGTTATATGGTGAATTCAAACAATTTTTTCCGGATAATGCAGTGGAATATTTTGTGAGTTATTACGATTATTATCAACCCGAGGCATATATTTCATCCTCAGATACTTACATCGAAAAAGATCTTTCCATAAATGCAGAGGTGGAAAAATTGCGTTTAAAAACATCCTCCAGTTTACAAAGCGGGAGAAGGGATGTAATTGTTGTTGCAACGGTAAGTTGTATCTACGGTATGGGAAATCCCGCTGAATTTAAAGAAAGTATCATCAAACTGAATGTGGGAGATAAAATTTCGCGCAGTGTATTATTACATCATTTGGTGGATGCATTATACAGTCGCGCGGGAGTGGAATTTAAACGCGGAAATTTCAGAGTGAATGGAGATATTGTGGATATTTTTCCCGCATACGCCGATTTTGGATATCGCATTTCTTTTTTTGGAGATGAAATTGAAGAGATAGAAGTATTTAATCCCGATACAGGAAAAAAAACGGAGTCACAAAAAAATATTGCCATTTTTCCTGCGAATTTATATATAGCTCCTCGCGATATTTTGCCTTCTGTAATTCATGAGATTCATGCGGAATTAGATGCACAGGTTCGATATTTTGAAAGCATAGGAAAATATATAGATGCAAAACGTTTAGCCGAACGCGTGAATTTCGATATTGAAATGATAAAGGAATTAGGATATTGCAGCGGTATAGAAAATTATTCGCGTTTTTTTGATAGAAGAAAACAGGGTCAGCGCCCATTCTGTCTTATTGATTATTTTCCGGAAGATTTTTTAATGGTGATAGACGAAAGTCATGCTTCCGTTCCTCAGGTAGGTGCTATGTATGGTGGCGACAGAGCCCGAAAAATAAATCTGGTGGAATACGGTTTTCGTTTGCCCAGCGCTATGGATAACCGACCACAGAATTTCGATGAATTTATGAGTTTGTTAAATCAGACAATTTATGTGAGTGCAACTCCCGCTGATTTTGAATTAAAACAAAGTGGTGGTGTAATTGTTGAACAAGTGGTTCGACCAACAGGATTATTGGATCCGCCCATTGATATAAGACCTTCATTAAATCAGATAGATGATCTGTTACATGAAATAGATCTGCGCATACAACAAAATGAACGTGTATTGGTTACAACACTCACAAAAAGAATGGCAGAAGAATTATCAAAATATTTATTTAAGATGAATGTAAAATGCCGTTACATTCACAGTGAAGTGGAAACCTTGGAACGCGTGGAAATTTTGCGCGACCTGCGTTTAGGAAAAATTGATGTAATTGTAGGCGTTAATTTATTAAGAGAAGGTTTAGATCTTCCCGAAGTTTCTTTAGTTGCAATTTTAGATGCTGATAAAGAAGGATTTTTACGCAATACAAGATCTTTAACACAAACTTCCGGAAGAGCTGCGCGAAATTCAAACGGAAGAGTAATTATGTATGCCGATAAAATAACAGAAAGCATGCAACGCACCATCGATGAAACAAATCGACGACGCGCAAAACAAATTGCATATAATGCAAAACATAATATTACCCCTACAACAATTATAAAATCAACAGAAGAAATATTTAAAAAATCCAGCATCGTCAATCTCAAAAGCGGTGATCCGCAACCTTATATTGAACCACAGGATATGTCGTCTCTCGTAGCTGATCCGGTAGTGCAACTCATGAGCAAACCCCAACTCGAAAAAGCAATTTCCGATACCAAAAAGAAAATGGTGCAGGCTGCAAAAAATATGGAGTTTTTAGATGCTGCGAGGTTGAGGGATGAAATGTATTCATTGCAGAAGATTTTGGATGATAGGGTGGAATAA
- a CDS encoding DUF5606 domain-containing protein: MRFTEITSITGMPGLYKMESQKPSGVIVTSLTEGWTKFISNREHLFSPLENISIYADDDTIDLLDVMLMAYEKKETIPPADAKADNDTLKAYFEQILPTYDKEKVHLSDIKKFVKWFAILDEKGVFQTELEEKQKEEEEKLKTEEVAKEEVVQEEEAEKVAPKAKTKKPKAKE, encoded by the coding sequence ATGCGTTTTACAGAAATAACTTCTATTACCGGGATGCCGGGATTGTATAAAATGGAGTCTCAGAAGCCATCCGGCGTTATTGTTACCTCACTTACCGAGGGTTGGACAAAGTTCATCTCCAACAGAGAACATCTATTTTCACCATTGGAAAATATTTCCATTTATGCCGATGACGATACCATTGATCTTTTGGATGTGATGTTAATGGCTTACGAAAAAAAGGAAACTATTCCACCTGCAGATGCCAAAGCTGACAACGACACCTTAAAAGCATATTTTGAGCAAATATTGCCAACCTACGACAAAGAAAAAGTGCATTTAAGCGATATTAAAAAATTCGTTAAATGGTTTGCTATTTTGGATGAAAAAGGTGTTTTCCAAACTGAACTGGAAGAAAAACAAAAGGAAGAGGAAGAAAAATTAAAAACAGAAGAAGTTGCAAAGGAAGAAGTTGTGCAGGAAGAAGAAGCAGAAAAAGTTGCTCCTAAAGCAAAAACTAAAAAGCCGAAAGCTAAAGAATAA
- a CDS encoding T9SS type A sorting domain-containing protein, producing MKKINQINVFFFFLALVIGIGLSTNSFAKEDGAPSGNTGSPGDDNQTCAHVDCHTGSASEKDGLIFTDVPETGYLAGIDYLVTVTITDTAVQKFGFQASPQTITGSKLGDLSLINTLHTKMTGGSKYVTHTLSGTSGDGERTWTFNWTPDDAHGDVTFYVAVNASDNEEDATGDKIYTSSVTIKEDPANNPLTLEELNRITFDMVSPAQEQLSLYIATPVNSPIFVNIFDINGTLISRTNFSNSNGAFVIPLTDFSSGLYFVSVVNEKGSLTKQFIKF from the coding sequence ATGAAAAAAATAAATCAGATCAATGTATTCTTCTTCTTTCTTGCACTTGTTATAGGAATTGGGCTGAGCACCAATAGTTTTGCAAAAGAAGATGGTGCTCCATCTGGAAACACAGGATCACCGGGCGATGATAACCAAACATGTGCCCATGTTGATTGTCATACCGGCAGTGCATCTGAAAAAGATGGATTAATATTTACCGATGTGCCGGAAACCGGTTATTTAGCAGGAATTGATTATTTGGTTACTGTTACCATTACCGATACCGCCGTTCAAAAATTCGGATTTCAGGCATCACCACAAACAATAACAGGAAGTAAACTGGGAGATCTGTCGCTGATAAATACCCTACATACTAAAATGACGGGCGGAAGTAAATATGTAACGCATACTTTGTCGGGAACATCCGGAGATGGTGAGCGGACATGGACTTTCAACTGGACCCCTGACGACGCACACGGCGATGTAACTTTTTATGTTGCAGTAAATGCCAGCGATAATGAAGAGGATGCAACGGGAGATAAAATTTATACTTCGAGTGTTACTATAAAGGAAGATCCGGCAAACAATCCACTTACCCTTGAGGAATTAAATAGAATAACATTTGATATGGTTTCTCCTGCACAAGAGCAGTTGAGTTTATACATTGCAACACCTGTCAATAGCCCGATATTTGTCAATATATTTGATATTAATGGCACCTTAATTTCCAGAACTAATTTTTCCAATTCTAACGGTGCTTTTGTTATTCCGTTAACGGATTTCAGCTCCGGTTTGTATTTTGTTTCTGTGGTTAATGAAAAGGGATCACTCACCAAACAATTTATTAAATTTTAA
- the bcp gene encoding thioredoxin-dependent thiol peroxidase — translation MTHLKAGDKAPPFSASDQNGKLIDSAQLKGKKFVLYFYPNDDSETCTKEACNFRDNYSLLKKSGYTIIGVSHAPVISKKKFADKYKLPFTLLADTDLKIVKDYGVYGDKLFMGRIITTIHRITFIVNEKGIIDRVITKVTSGNAAKQILEKLL, via the coding sequence ATTACACATTTAAAGGCTGGTGATAAAGCTCCACCATTTAGTGCATCCGATCAAAATGGAAAATTGATTGACTCTGCGCAATTAAAAGGGAAAAAATTTGTTCTTTATTTCTACCCGAACGATGATTCCGAAACCTGCACAAAGGAAGCATGTAATTTCAGGGACAATTATTCCCTTCTTAAAAAGAGTGGCTACACAATAATTGGAGTTTCGCATGCGCCAGTAATTTCAAAAAAGAAATTTGCAGATAAATATAAATTACCTTTTACTCTTTTAGCAGATACCGATCTCAAAATTGTGAAAGATTATGGAGTGTATGGCGATAAATTATTTATGGGAAGAATAATTACCACTATTCACAGGATCACTTTTATTGTAAATGAAAAGGGTATTATTGATAGAGTGATCACCAAAGTAACCTCGGGAAACGCAGCAAAACAGATACTGGAAAAATTATTATAA
- a CDS encoding TIGR00730 family Rossman fold protein, with amino-acid sequence MAEKYRRKKLFKVKDWTELSAQSSWRMFKIMAEFVDGFENMDKIGPCVSIYGSARTKPDHKYYKLSESIAAKLVHEGFGIITGGGPGIMEAGNKGAFKEGGKSVGLNIELPYEQNHNPYIDRDKLINFKYFFVRKVMLVKYAQAFIFMPGGFGTLDEMFEALTLIQTHKIERVPVILVGKTYWKGLMTWVKETMLHKENNISEEDLDLLFITDDADEVVKHINAFYATSQLRPNF; translated from the coding sequence ATGGCAGAAAAGTATCGCAGGAAAAAACTTTTTAAGGTTAAAGACTGGACCGAGTTGAGTGCCCAATCCAGCTGGCGCATGTTTAAGATCATGGCGGAATTTGTGGATGGATTTGAAAATATGGATAAAATAGGCCCTTGTGTTTCCATTTATGGTTCTGCAAGAACAAAACCTGATCATAAATATTATAAATTATCAGAATCCATTGCAGCTAAATTAGTGCATGAGGGATTCGGAATTATTACCGGAGGTGGTCCAGGAATTATGGAAGCCGGAAATAAAGGTGCTTTTAAAGAGGGCGGAAAATCTGTGGGTTTAAATATCGAATTACCCTATGAACAAAATCACAATCCCTACATCGACCGCGATAAACTTATCAATTTTAAATACTTTTTTGTGCGCAAGGTTATGCTTGTAAAATATGCCCAGGCTTTTATTTTTATGCCCGGTGGATTTGGCACTTTGGATGAGATGTTTGAAGCCCTCACACTTATTCAAACGCATAAAATTGAACGAGTTCCGGTAATTTTAGTTGGAAAAACCTATTGGAAAGGATTAATGACCTGGGTGAAAGAAACCATGTTGCACAAAGAAAATAATATAAGTGAAGAAGATCTCGACTTATTATTTATTACAGATGATGCTGATGAAGTGGTAAAACATATCAATGCATTTTATGCAACATCACAATTGAGACCAAATTTTTAG
- a CDS encoding sodium:solute symporter — protein MSPWFFVTILSVYFLFLFLISWVTSRNAGSNAYYLGNKSSPWYAVAFGLIGDSLSGVTFVSVPGAVATQNFGYMQIVFGYLLGYYFIAKVLLPLYYKMNLTSIYTYLGERLGSTSQKTGSFFFILSRLIGAAFRLYISATVLQLFIFDNWNIPFEITVTVVIILILLYTYRGGIKTLVWTDTLQSSFLLLGVILSIVAIANKMDLNFTEMVTTISNSKYSKIFVWDVNAANFFGKQFISGALIAIVMTGLDQNMMQKNLSMRTLPEAQKNILWFSFVLIFINLFFVSLGALLYEYAETMQIAIPAKTDQLFPILALSHLGTFAAVVFILGITAATFSSADSVLTTLTTSFCIDILGMDTTTVESVKQKNTRHVIHIGFAVLLLIVIVVFKAINNDTVINAVFTVAGYTYGPLLGLFAFGILTKRAVYDKWVWIFCIIPPICCYFINTYSKQLLGGYQIGYELLLLNGILTFIGLYLISTKKYKASL, from the coding sequence ATGTCGCCTTGGTTTTTTGTAACTATATTATCCGTTTATTTCCTTTTTCTGTTTCTCATTTCATGGGTCACTTCGCGCAATGCGGGAAGTAATGCTTATTATTTAGGAAATAAATCTTCACCCTGGTATGCTGTTGCCTTTGGATTAATAGGTGATTCCCTTAGCGGTGTAACATTTGTTTCGGTGCCAGGCGCGGTTGCGACTCAGAATTTCGGTTACATGCAAATTGTGTTCGGATATCTTTTGGGATATTACTTTATAGCAAAGGTTTTACTTCCACTTTATTATAAAATGAACCTGACGTCCATTTATACTTATCTGGGGGAACGACTTGGATCCACATCTCAAAAAACAGGTTCCTTCTTTTTTATTCTTTCGAGGTTAATTGGTGCAGCATTCCGTTTATATATTTCGGCAACCGTATTGCAATTATTTATTTTCGATAATTGGAATATCCCTTTTGAAATTACCGTGACAGTGGTGATCATTTTAATTCTATTGTATACTTATCGCGGTGGAATTAAAACACTGGTGTGGACAGATACTCTTCAATCCTCATTTTTATTATTGGGGGTGATATTATCCATAGTTGCCATCGCCAACAAAATGGATCTGAATTTTACAGAAATGGTAACAACTATTTCAAACAGTAAGTATTCAAAAATATTTGTGTGGGATGTTAATGCAGCAAATTTTTTCGGGAAACAATTTATTAGCGGCGCATTAATTGCAATTGTTATGACAGGTCTGGATCAGAATATGATGCAGAAAAATTTAAGTATGCGCACATTACCTGAAGCGCAAAAAAATATTTTATGGTTCAGTTTTGTATTGATTTTTATTAATTTGTTTTTTGTATCTCTGGGCGCATTGTTGTATGAATACGCTGAAACAATGCAAATAGCTATTCCTGCTAAAACAGATCAGTTATTTCCGATTTTGGCATTATCTCATTTAGGCACTTTTGCTGCGGTTGTATTTATTCTCGGAATAACAGCGGCAACTTTTTCCAGCGCCGATTCCGTTTTAACAACACTTACAACCTCTTTTTGTATTGATATATTGGGAATGGATACCACCACTGTAGAGTCGGTAAAACAAAAAAATACCAGGCATGTTATTCATATTGGGTTTGCGGTATTATTGCTAATAGTAATAGTTGTTTTTAAAGCAATTAATAATGATACAGTCATCAATGCCGTATTTACAGTTGCAGGATACACTTATGGTCCATTACTTGGATTATTTGCATTCGGAATACTTACTAAAAGAGCAGTGTACGATAAATGGGTTTGGATATTTTGTATCATTCCACCAATTTGTTGTTATTTTATTAATACTTATTCAAAACAACTTTTGGGGGGATATCAGATCGGTTATGAATTATTGTTATTGAACGGAATTTTGACATTTATAGGTTTATACTTAATTTCAACAAAAAAATATAAAGCATCATTGTAA
- a CDS encoding outer membrane beta-barrel protein: MKILKLLSFLFISSNLIAQSAYVEVGVMGGVANYYGDMTHDYVVMKESHPAYGGFIKYNIDHKMGLKFNVYSGTISAADKNSDRANLKARNLSFTSDVTEVAFTFEYYIGGYRPVEFKKRFAPYVYAGLAGFHFNPQAYYEGEWYDLQPLGTEGQDMEIFPFREKYRLYEFAVPFGVGFKMALTERWNLGLEYGARWTFTDYLDDVSKTYVDRNLLIEANGIDAYNLSNRTGEFLVGEPFDYENNDWRGDPTNTDLYMWFGVTFSRNLIKGIEEGFRTSTKDILGCPGPKHINKPKKHR, from the coding sequence ATGAAAATATTAAAACTCCTCAGTTTTCTTTTCATATCAAGTAATCTTATAGCTCAATCGGCATATGTTGAAGTGGGCGTAATGGGTGGTGTTGCCAACTATTATGGTGATATGACCCATGATTATGTTGTGATGAAGGAATCACATCCTGCATATGGCGGATTCATCAAATACAATATTGACCATAAGATGGGTCTTAAATTCAACGTATACAGCGGCACAATATCAGCTGCCGACAAAAATAGTGATCGCGCCAACCTGAAAGCCCGTAATTTGAGTTTCACTTCCGATGTTACAGAAGTTGCTTTTACATTCGAATATTATATTGGGGGATATCGCCCTGTAGAATTTAAAAAGAGATTTGCACCCTATGTTTACGCAGGTCTCGCAGGATTTCATTTTAATCCGCAGGCTTATTACGAGGGAGAATGGTATGATCTTCAACCTTTGGGAACAGAAGGTCAGGACATGGAAATTTTTCCATTCCGCGAAAAATATCGCCTCTATGAATTTGCTGTTCCTTTTGGGGTAGGATTTAAAATGGCGCTTACCGAACGTTGGAACCTCGGCTTGGAATATGGAGCTCGTTGGACTTTCACCGATTATCTGGATGATGTTAGTAAAACCTATGTCGATAGAAATTTATTGATAGAGGCAAATGGTATAGACGCCTATAATTTATCAAACAGAACCGGTGAGTTTTTGGTTGGTGAGCCATTCGATTATGAAAATAACGACTGGAGAGGTGATCCAACTAATACCGATCTATATATGTGGTTTGGGGTAACCTTCAGCAGAAATTTAATTAAAGGTATTGAAGAAGGTTTCAGAACAAGCACTAAAGATATTTTAGGCTGTCCGGGACCAAAACATATCAATAAACCTAAAAAGCATAGATAA
- a CDS encoding outer membrane beta-barrel protein has translation MFKYMLRFIFLLVFAVNIQTATAQQYVELGVFGGVGNYQGDLAPVAFVPKETHGSVGAFYKYNLNYWFALKASVYQGFISGNDDNSTEQWKQERNLSFQSPIQEASVFAELFLKKYNPNYRWNILSPYVFIGFAVYHFNPMAKYNGVYYELQPLGTEGQGSSYYPDRKPYSLTQYALPMGLGFKGSITKDWNIGIEMGYRKTSTDYLDDVSTTYISKEILLEGNGDIAWQLSNRTDEMNGDIEVLRDDHKYRGDDTNKDWYIFSGVTLSRNIAVKGWDGGKYKVSKNLKKPGLRQSRKKADCPGIRKSFKKSNYGTKKLFNR, from the coding sequence ATGTTCAAGTACATGCTTCGTTTTATATTCTTGTTAGTGTTTGCTGTAAATATACAAACTGCAACCGCCCAGCAATATGTAGAGTTAGGGGTGTTCGGAGGAGTTGGAAACTATCAGGGAGACCTTGCTCCCGTTGCATTTGTGCCTAAAGAAACGCATGGTTCGGTAGGTGCATTTTATAAATATAATCTCAATTATTGGTTCGCACTTAAAGCATCTGTTTATCAGGGATTTATATCCGGAAATGATGATAATTCCACAGAACAATGGAAACAGGAACGAAATCTGAGTTTTCAATCGCCCATTCAAGAGGCGTCTGTATTTGCGGAGTTATTTCTAAAAAAATACAATCCGAATTATCGGTGGAACATACTATCACCCTATGTTTTTATCGGTTTCGCCGTTTATCATTTTAATCCAATGGCGAAATACAATGGTGTTTATTATGAGCTTCAACCACTTGGAACCGAAGGGCAAGGGAGCAGTTATTACCCCGACAGAAAACCATACAGTTTAACCCAGTATGCCTTGCCAATGGGATTAGGTTTTAAGGGATCCATAACCAAGGATTGGAATATCGGCATTGAAATGGGATATCGAAAAACTAGTACTGATTATCTGGATGATGTAAGCACAACATACATTTCAAAGGAAATATTGCTGGAAGGAAATGGCGATATCGCCTGGCAGCTTTCCAACAGAACCGACGAAATGAACGGTGATATAGAAGTGCTGCGCGATGATCATAAATATCGCGGTGATGACACTAATAAAGACTGGTATATTTTTTCGGGAGTAACACTTTCCCGAAATATAGCTGTTAAAGGTTGGGATGGCGGAAAGTACAAGGTAAGTAAAAACCTTAAAAAACCGGGTTTGCGCCAGTCGCGTAAGAAAGCAGATTGCCCGGGTATTAGAAAAAGCTTTAAAAAGAGCAATTATGGCACTAAAAAACTTTTTAACCGTTAA
- a CDS encoding NINE protein: MKSKKLSLLLALFAGSSGADRFYLGQNNAGWATLLGFWAVLPALIYAIIKYNIFPNWEPFLLTRFALPIVFHLYAGGRYLVMNDTQFKSQDVSKSKTFLLTAVALLVSFLLIIGGNKLLSSAQIIDITKVDAEVNISAEEMSGEYRTDEEAYRKKYDNKVLQIEGTVTELGNDFEQGQYFALRGLNNDPFGIKCYFVEQNSADAQLVKIGDAVVIKGVGSGNKLENCKLVSVNGKKI, encoded by the coding sequence ATGAAATCTAAAAAACTATCCTTATTACTCGCACTCTTTGCAGGAAGCAGCGGTGCAGATCGTTTTTATTTGGGCCAAAACAACGCGGGATGGGCTACTCTGCTGGGTTTTTGGGCAGTATTACCGGCCCTTATTTATGCCATCATAAAATACAATATTTTTCCCAATTGGGAACCCTTCCTATTGACCCGCTTTGCCCTACCTATAGTGTTTCATTTATATGCAGGAGGACGATATCTGGTGATGAATGACACTCAATTCAAGTCACAGGATGTCTCAAAAAGTAAAACTTTTCTGCTTACTGCAGTCGCTTTGCTAGTTTCATTTCTACTGATAATTGGTGGAAATAAACTATTGAGTTCCGCTCAGATCATCGATATCACAAAAGTGGATGCTGAGGTAAACATATCTGCTGAAGAAATGTCGGGAGAGTATCGCACAGATGAAGAGGCATATAGAAAGAAATATGACAATAAGGTTTTGCAAATTGAAGGAACAGTTACAGAACTGGGAAACGATTTTGAACAGGGTCAGTACTTTGCCCTTCGGGGATTGAACAACGACCCATTTGGAATTAAATGTTATTTTGTGGAGCAGAATAGTGCCGATGCTCAACTCGTAAAAATTGGTGATGCAGTGGTGATAAAAGGTGTCGGAAGCGGAAACAAACTGGAAAATTGCAAATTGGTCTCCGTAAATGGCAAAAAGATTTAA
- the recR gene encoding recombination protein RecR: MNLPSKWMEQAVNEFAKLPGIGKKTALRLVLHLLNQKPEEVKLFTESIQHLKSEIRFCKNCFNIADDQNELCSICKNPKRDHSTICVIEGLRDLIAIENTNQYNGEYHILGGVISPIEGIGPEQLHLDELIHKTETGNYREVIMALNPTIEGDTTIYYITKKILDKQIKVTTIARGISFGGELEYTDEVTLGRSLTTRRPFENYMHKNE; encoded by the coding sequence TTGAATCTACCTTCCAAATGGATGGAACAAGCCGTGAATGAGTTTGCCAAACTTCCGGGAATTGGCAAAAAAACTGCATTGCGTTTAGTATTGCATTTGCTCAATCAGAAACCGGAAGAAGTAAAATTATTTACGGAATCTATTCAACATTTAAAATCTGAGATTCGTTTTTGTAAAAACTGTTTCAATATCGCTGATGATCAAAATGAACTTTGTTCCATTTGCAAAAATCCGAAAAGAGACCATTCCACCATTTGTGTAATTGAAGGATTACGCGATCTTATCGCAATTGAAAATACAAATCAATATAATGGCGAATATCATATATTAGGAGGTGTAATTTCGCCGATAGAAGGTATTGGCCCGGAACAATTACATCTCGACGAATTGATACATAAAACAGAAACGGGAAATTACCGCGAAGTTATCATGGCACTCAATCCTACCATTGAAGGTGATACCACCATTTATTATATTACAAAAAAAATTCTTGATAAACAGATCAAAGTTACTACTATTGCACGGGGAATTTCCTTTGGTGGCGAATTGGAATATACCGATGAAGTTACCCTTGGCCGTTCATTAACCACACGTCGTCCTTTTGAAAATTATATGCATAAAAACGAATGA